A stretch of DNA from Acidobacteriota bacterium:
CGCGTCCAGTCCAACTGCTTCGCCAACGTGCCGACGCGACCGACGTGCGGCTCGATGACGTCGGGCACGAGCGACCCGGCCCGGCACAGCGCGACGAGATCCTCGCGCCGGAACACCTGATGCCAGCGCGGGCGCGCCAGGCCGCTCACGAACGGCGCCTCCGCGGCGCAGCGCGGCACGAGCGCCACCAGCCGTCCACCCGGTGCGAGCCACCGGCGCATGTTCACGAACAGCGGCTCGGTGCCCGCGAGCGTCGCTCCGTAATGGGCGGAGCAGATGGACAGCACCACGTCGAATCGATCCTTCGGCGCGAACTCGTCGAACGCGCACGCCTCGAACGAGACGTTCGGCCGGCCGCGCATCGCGAGCCGCTCGCGGGCCCGTGCGAGGGCGCTCTCGTCACGATCGATGCCGACGACCGTCCATGCCGGCCGGCGCGTCGCGATCTCCTCCGCCCAAACGCCGTCGCCGCAGCCCGCGTCGAGCAGACGCAAGCGACCTGGGCCGAGCGCGGCCAGGTGCGGCCACACGGCACGCCACTTCTGATAGAAGTGCAGGTCGGCGAACCGACGGCCGCGGACGTACCACTCACGCACCGGCAGCGCCATGGTCTTCACCCGCGCGGCGACGCCCCGCCCGCCGCGGTGCGCACGACGGTCCGCCGGCCGACCGACGCAGCGGCGTGCCGATCGATGCACGCCCGGTAGAAGTCGATATTTCGATCGAGCAGCCGATCCACGGTGAATTGCCCCTCGATCGTGGCCCGGCCGCGGTCGCCGTACGCCCGTGCGTCGGCCTCGCAGGTCAGCAGCCGAGTGATCGCCTCGGCGATCTCCGAGGGCCGGCCGGGGTTGACGGTCAACCCATCCACGCCGTGCGTGATCAACTCAGGGCCGCTCCCGAGCGCGCTGCCGATCGTGGGACATCCGGTGGCCATGGCTTCGAGCGGCGCAATCGCAAACGCTTCGGCGAACGACGGAAAGACGGCCGCCCGTGCGCGTCCGAGCGCGGCGGCGACTTCTTCTCTCGTGACGTGTCCGTGGAACGTGACGCTCGCCGCCGCCGCGCCGAGGCGCGCTTCGAGCACCCGCCGCATCGATTCGCCGGCCGTCGTCTCGCCATCTTTTCCGAAGACGTGGAGCCGAGCCTCGGGCACGCCCGCGAGGACGGCAGGCCACGCGGTCATCAAGGGCTCCACGCCCTTCTTCGGCGTCAACGTTCCCGAGAAGACCACCGTGTGCGGATCGCGCTCGCTCCACGCCGCAGCACCGGCCGGCGCGACCGGATTCGGCAGGATGGCATCGGCCGGACGCCCGAGATCGAACAGCGCGCGCGTGCGCTCCGCGGTGTAGCGGCTGACGGAACAGACGCCGTCGGTGCGCCGCAGCGAACGCCCTTCGAAATGCCAGGCCGACCGCCGCGGCGTCCGGCCCATCTCGACCGCGAAGTACGACGAGGATCCGTTCAGCCTCGCGACGACCGGCACCGGCAGCGCGGGCCAATACGCGGCCCAGCCCTGGTAGTCCGGCACCTCGACGAGATCCACGACGCCGTCGCGCGCGAGCGCCGCGACGTGCCGATAGAGCGCCCACCTCGCCCGCGGTCCCGACAGCGCGCCGTTCGGCTCCGCGAGCCGCGAGACCAGCACGCCGTGATCGTCTTCATCGACCCGCTCGGATCGTCCGGCGTAGATGCCGACGACGCGCACGTGATGGCCGGCGGCCGCGAGCGCGCGACCGAGCGTCTGTACCATCGAGCCAATGCCGCCGTGCCGGCCGGGCGGGTACTCCCCGCAGACGAAGCAGATGCGCATCGACTCGATCAGGACGCCGCGGCGGCCGCCATCGCCGGGACGTTCGACGCCCGCGCGGCCGTCGTACCTGCTCCCGCAATCTCGATCAGCGTGTCGACCACACGGCGGCTCGACTGGCCCGGCGGCACGCTCAATTGCAGGTCCAGCAGGCGCTTCCGGTTCTCCGCATGTAGCCCGGGATTCGCCAGGTACGTGTTCACGTGCGCGGTCAGCTCGTCCTTGGAGCGCGCGAACAGCGCAGCTTGGAGCTCGATGACGGGCCGGTAGTGCTCGAACTGGTAGTAGTAGTCCCAGAGCCGGTACGGGAACGGCGGAGGGCTCGCGACGTCGAACGCGATGTTGACCACCGGTCGATGGTGAATCGCGAAGTCGAGCGTCATCGTCGACGCGACGCTCACGTTGAGATCCGAATGATGCGCGAGGTTGGCGAGCAGCACCGGATCCTGCGGCTGCGGCAGCACGTGGCTCCAGTCGCCCTCGGTGACCGGCGTCCAGGCCGGCTGCGCGTAGAGGACCTCGGGATAGCGTTCCCGAACGCGTGCGAATCGCCGGCCGTCGACGGTCGGCGTCGGACGGAGCGCGACCTGGGGCCGGCCGTGGATGCGGCCGTCCCGGATCGACTGCAGCAGGATCTCGAGATGGTCGGCGTCTTCCGGCGTGCAGGAGGGATCGCCGGCCGAGAAGCAGATCAGCGGCCGCGCCGGATCGGCGCCGATGCGCGCGAAGAACTCGGCCTTCGAGAGCAGCGGGGCATGCGCGTGCGGGTCGAACTGCGGCGAGCCCACGATGTGGATCCGTTCCGCCGGCACCTCGGGGTAGAACGTGCGCAGCTCACGCTTCATGAGCTCGCTCCACACGAAGTAGTGATCGAACGGCGCGGCGATGCGGCCCTTGCTCGTCAGATTGTCCCAACTGAAGATGCACGTGGCGGTCGGGATGCCGAGCGACTGCGCCGCGAGCACCGCGGGCAGCACGCCGGTCGGCCGCTGGTTGGAGGAGAGCAGCACGTCTGGCCGCGTGCGCTGCAGCACCTCGCGATAGCGCGCGGTCTCCGGCAGACGGGCCGCGACGGCCGCGAACTTCCGATCGAGCCAGCGCACGGCGCCCACGCCCGCCACCAGGCGGCCCAGCACGCGGGAGGCTTCGGCCGCGACCCGCCTGGCACCGCGGCCGCCGACCGGAATCGCCCGGACGCACCGCATTCCCCAGGTCTGGATCGAGAACATGTGAGCGTAGCTCACCGTGTTGCGCAACAAGTAGAGCGCGGCCGTGTCGCGATACGCCTCGTAGGGCAGCCACTCGGTCTCGTCCCCGGCGTCGTACAGATGCCGGAACGCATCCGGCACCCGATCGAAGACCACGAGCGACAGCCGATCACCGCTCTCCTGCCGGAACGGGCCCAGCAGGAAGTTGCGGATGCCGACGCCATCCGGCAGCAGGAGAGCAACACGCACACGTGGAACGACAGCCGTCGTGACAGGACGATGCATAAGCGTGGGTGGTCTACTTGATCGCCGCGATGCGACCGAGCGCTTTGCGAAGCGGCGTGCGAGTCAGGATGCGCTGGCGCAGCGCCCCGGGCGCATGGCCCACCAGCCGTTCGACGGCGCACACGGGCCGGGCGCTCATGAGGGCCGTATGGCCGGGCCGCTGCACCGGCACCATGACGCGCCGGAACCCGACCTGTCGCAAGAGTCGCGACAGCTCGACGCTCGTGTATTCCTTCAGGTGGAACCCCGTGGCCTGCGCGTCGAAGTACTTCGACACATCGTGCGGTCCCGACAGGCGGTTCGGCGTGAACAGCACGTAGATGCCGCCGGGCCGGAGCGCCCGGTAGATTTCCCTGAGCTGCTCCAGCGCATCGTCGGGATGGAGGTGCTCCATCAATTGGTCGCTGAACGCCAGGTGCACGGAGCCCGGCGGCACGGGGATGTCGCACCCTTTCGAGATGATCAGTTGGCAGTTGTCCGGGAAGACCGCGGTGCTCGTGATCTCGGCCGAGACGTCGACGGCGAACACCTGACGGACGTGCGCCGCCATGGCGATCGACAACTGGCAATCGCCCGCCCCGATTTCGAGGAACGTCCCGTCGGGCCGGGCCAGCGGCCGCAGGAAGCCGAGCTGGCTCGCGACGACCCGCCGGCGCGCGTCCGCATCGAGCGTCAAGAGCGGGTGTTCCGGCACCTGGCGGAACAGCTCGTCGTAGAGCTCGCGGTACAGGTTCAGGCGTTCGGCGCGGGTCGACACGCGCAACCGCTCCGCCAGGCTGCGCTCCACGTCGTAGTGATGGCGCACCTCGTCATAGCGGCCGGCGGGCACCGGCCGGCGCGTGCGATGAGCGTTAGCCACGCTGCACCTTCTCGACCGGCGGCACGTCGACGTCGACCGCGGACTCGTCGTGATCGAAGACGTCGACCTCGTCGGCCTGCGCCGCCGGCATGTAGTACTTCTCGTACGCTCGCTTGTAGTACGGCGAGTAGTAGTACGCGTCGCGCCGGAGATGGACCCGGTTCAGCACCGCCCCGAGAAACGTCGCGTCCGCCGTCTCGAGCTGCTCGAGCGCGTTGAGCGCCGCCGCGCGCGTGGTCGTCTGCGCCCCGACCACGAAGAGGACGGCCGCCGCGCGGTTGGCGACGATGCTCGCATCCGTAACGGCGGCGACGGGCGGCGAATCGAGGATCACCCAGTCGAACCGCTTCAGCAGCGACCCGAGCATGCGCTCGAACCGCGGCGAGCTGAGCAGCTCGGCAGGATTGCCGACCGAGGCGCCGGACGGCATGACGTGCAGCCCTTGCACGGGGCTCTTGCGCAGCACCTCCCACCCCTTGGCCTTGCCGATGAGCAGGTCCGAGAGACCCGGCTCCTTCTCCATCCCGAACATCTCGTGGACCTGCGGCCGCCGCATGTCCACGTCGACGAACGCGACCGTCCGGCCGGTCATCGCCAGCCCGATCGCGAGGTTCGCGGCGACGAGCGTCTTGCCTTCCCCCGGCCCGGTGCTCGTCACGACGATCGACCGCGCCCGGTTCTCCGCCGTGAAGACGACGTTGGTGCGGACGCTTCGAAACGCCTCGGAGAAGAGCGGCGTGTAGGTCTCGCGATCGTGCAGGAGCGGCCGCGTGCCGTCCTTCTCGGTCACCGCCGGGATCATCCCGAGGAACGGCAGCGAGAGGTACGCCTTGATCTCGTCCGGTGTCTTGATGCGATCGTCGACGTACTCGAAGACGAAGGCGAACGCGACGCCGAGGAGCAGGCCGAAGAAGACGGAATACAGCAGGGTCCGGTTGCGCTTGGGCCAGACCGGCGACTGCGGCACCTGCGCCGGATCGATGACGCGCACGTCGCTGGCCTTCAGCTCGCCCGAGATCCCCTTCTCACGCGTCCGCGCGAGCAGGCTGTCGAAGATCTGCCGGTTGGTCGTCACCTCGCGCTCGAGCGCGCTGTAGGTGATGCCGGTCCGGTTCATGTCCATCACTTCGGTCTTCTGTGCCTCGAGCGCCTGCGTGAGGCTGTGCTCCAGCGTGCGGGCGGCGTCGACCTCGACGCCCATCGCTTCGACCTGCTTGGCCAGCTCCTGGCGGAACTTCGCCTCGGCCGCCGCGATCGACGTCCGCAGCTCGACGATGACCGGATTCCGATCGCCGAGCTCCTGCGATCGCTTGCTCAGGTCGCCCTGCAGCCGCGAGATGTCGGCCTTCAGTTGCTGGAGGTACGAGTTCGAGAGGATGGCCGGCAGCGTGTCGAGCGACGCCTCCTGCTTCTGGATCGCGAGCACCTGGTTGTAGACCGCCTCGCGGGCGATGCGATCGCCCTTGGCCTTCGTGACCATCGCGTTCAGATCCGACAGCTTCTGCGCCACGATGTTCTGCCGGTCCTCGAGCGAGACGGCGTCGTTGTTCTCGCGGTACTTCTGCAGCGCCTGCTCGCTCGTGTTGATGCGCTCGCGCTGCGCCGACAACTGCTCGGTCAGCCAGTCGGTCGTCTCCTTCGACGCGCTGATCCGGATCTCGAGGTTCTGATCGATGTAGGCCTTCGCGAGGGCGTTCGCGGCGCCGGCCGCGAACTTCGGATCTCCGGCGCGCACTTTGACGTCGACCAGGCGGCTCGTCTTCACCGGCGAAATCGTCAGGCGCGCGAGCAGCGCATCGATCGCCCGCGTCTGGGCCGGCGTCTCCTGGGTGCCCGCCGACGGCGGCGGCGCGGCAGCCGCGGGCGCGGCCTCGTTCTTCTCTCCACGCAGCCGCTGCACCAGGCGCGTGGCGGCGCGAAACACGCCGGAGAAGATGCTGGTCTGTTCGAGCGTCCCCTGAGCCAGCTCCGGATGGGTCCACGCGTTCATCGCCGCCAGCGTCCGCGATGCCAGCGAGCGGCTCTGCAGAATCGTGTACTGGGTGTTGTAGAAGTCCGTCGTTTCCCGATCCTGCGTGACCCCGGACTGCAGCGAGAAATTCTCCGTGTCGTGTTCGATCAGGAGCTGAACGGTGGCTTCGTAGATGGGCGTCGCGGTCTGGAGGTGCACGACGGCCAGCGTCACGATCACGGCCAGCGTCGCGACCGCCGCCCAGCGGCGCTTGACGAGGATCCGCACGTAGTCGAGCAGGTGCCGATCGAGCGTCGGCGGCCCGGATCGCCCCTCGGCCGACGTTGCGGCCCCGCGCGACTCGGCGAGCGATATCGGCGCCGACGAACGGGAGACGACGCGCATCAGAAGAACTTCTCCGGCACCATGATCGTGTCGTTGGCCTGTACGGTGTCGTTCAGCGTGACCTTGAGCTCGAGCTGTTTGCCGTTCATCGTCCGGACGATCTTGACGCGGCTGGTCGCGCCGCGATCGGTCGCGCCGCCGGCCATCGAGAGGTACTGCAGGACGGTCACGGTTCGGGAATAGCGATAGGGACCGGGGTTCTTCACCTGGCCGAGGATGAAGACCTGCTCGGCGCGGGTGACGAAGATCGTGTCGCCGGCCTGGATTTGCACGTTCTCGGCCAGATTACCCGTCGAGAGCGCGTCGAGGCTCACGCGCCGCACGTCGGCGGCCCCCGCTTGATCGGGACGCACCGGACCACCGGCGGCACCCGCACGCGGTCTCACGATGAGCACTTCGTCGCCCGCATCGGGCTTCGTCGATCCGGCACGCGCCAGCGCCTGGATCAGGGTCTCCTGGCCGCTGAGGTAGAAGCTGCCCGGCTGGTTCACCTCGCCGAGCACGAAGAACTGCTGGCTGCGATACGTCTCGACCGCGATGCTGACCTGCGGATTCCGCAGGTAGTCCGGCGAGAGCAGGCCGGTGAGCGTCATCTCGAGATCCCGCACGCTCAAGCCGCCGGCCTTGACGCGTCCGACCAAGGGAAACGCGAACACGCCGTCGGCTCCGACCGTGTAGCGGCCGGTGAGATCGGGCTGACCGAAGACGGTGATGAGCAGCACGTCGTTCGGCCCAACCTGGTACGCCCGCTCGCTCGCCGACGCCGCCGGCACCTGGGATGGTGCCGGCGCCGATCCTGGTGCGGGCGCCTGCGCGATCGCCGCATCGACGGAGACGGCCGTTGCCGCGATCAGCCACGCCGCACACCACATCCGCCGCAGCGAGAGACGTCGAGAGTGAAACGGCATCTCAGAATTCATAGCTTACCGAGTTCCCGATCTGCCAGGAGGTGTAACTGTGCCCCGGCTCGGCGGATTCGCGGCGAACGCCGCGCGCGTCGACGCCGATCCGCATGCCGCGCGCGAGGTGATAGCCCACGCCGACGCCGCCGCCGGAGAAGCGTTCCGGCCGCGTGCTCGCCACCGGTGTCGTTGCGAGCGTCCGGTACGTCATGCGCTGACGGCTGAGCGACGCCACGACGTCCCAACGACTGCCAATCCGCTCGGTGACGCCGACCGTCACGCCGGATTGCACGAAATACGGACGCGCGAGGTCGTACGAGTACGTCAGATCCCGAGCGAACGCCACGCTGAGCCTGGTCCGCGTCCGAATCACGCTGGCCAACCCGAGGTTGGCCACGAGGCCGCGAAACGCGGGCACGCCGGCTTGCGAGGGCGTCAACGATCGGAAGCCCACGTAGGCGGCGCCGGAGATGAGCGCGGTCCGCGCGAACTCCACGCCGGGCGCGAGCCGAAAGCCGTGCGCGTTCCGCTGCGGCGTGCGCGCGAACTCGTCGCGCAGCCATTCGCCGAGAACGACCACGGTCGTCAGCGGCGTCCGCGCGTAGCGGAGGCTGAGCGATACCGCATCGCCGCGCCGATTCAGCGCCGACGCCAGGCTCGTCCCCTCCACGCGCGCGGCCTCGTCGAACCCGACCGCGGCGCTCAGCAGATCCACTCGGAGCGTCGTCTTCGAGGCGACGCGGAGATCGGCGCCGACGACGACGTCTCGCTGCGATCGATGCACGCGCTCGTTGATCTCGAGACCGGGCCGCTCGCGTGCCTCGGTCGCCACGGCGCTTGCCCTGAGCAACACCCGATTGAACGGCCACTGGAATGCCACCGTCTGGCTGAAATTGCGCGTTCGCTGGTTGGCGTACCGGTGGTAGTAGCCGAAGCTCGGAACGGACGTCGCGGTGAGCTGCCCGCGCGAGAGCCGCATGCGAAGGTCGATGGCTGGCGTCAGCACGAAGGACGTGTCCTGCTTGGGATCGACCGGCTCGTTGAACACGTTGCTGTCGAGACCGAGGTTCGACAGCGTGATCCGCGGAATCACCTGCACGGCCCCGAGCCGTAGCGCTCTCGGCGCGCCGTCGTCCTGCCCTGCCGCCGGTGCCGCCGCGCCGGTGAGCAGGGCGATCAGCACGCCGCCCGCCATGACCGCACGCCCGGCCCGCGGCGGGCGCGACATCCTAGGCGTGCGCCGCGGCGGCGGCGACGACCGGCGGCCGGCCATAGTCGAGCCCGATGCCTTCGTAGCGGGCGAACTCATGACGCTGGAAGACGCGGCGCCCGTCGACGACGACCGGCTGCGGCTCGCGCGCATTGACGAGGCCGGGCAGGCTCGCCAGCTCCGGCCAGGACGTCATGACGACCGCCGCGGCGGCTGTCGCCACGGCCTGCTCGACGCTCGCGGCCAGCTCGATGCGTTCGCCGAAGATGGCGTGGGCCGTCTCGACCGCCGCCGGATCGTAGCCGGTCACGCGCGCGCCTCTATCGAGGAGCGCCGCGATCAGCGGAATCGCGGGCGACTCCCGCATGTCGTCGGTGCCGGGCTTGAACGCGAGCCCCAGCACGGCGATCTCGACGCCCGCGAGCGTCTCGAAGTGCTTGTCCAAGAGCGCGAGCACCCGCAGCGGCTGCTGCCGATTGACGGCGAGCACCGACTCGAGCAGCGACATCGACACGCCGGCGTCGTGCCCGTGAGCCACCAGAGCCTTGACGTCCTTGGGAAAGCAACTGCCTCCGAAGCCGCAGCCCGCCGCCAGGTACCGCAGCACCTCGGGGCCGGCGGGTGCCCCGAGCGGGGTCAACCGGCGATCGAGGTGCACGCCGCGCATCACGTCAACGGCATCGACGTTGCCGATCGCGCCGCACAGGTTCCCGATCTCGTTGCTGAACGAGATGAGCGTTGCGAGCAGGGCGTTCGCGGCGTACTTGATCATCTCGGCCGTTCGCGTGCTCGTGCGCAGCACCGGACAGGGATCGAACGGTGCGTACAACGCTGCGACCGCGGATCCGGTGCGCTCGTCGGCCGCGCCGATGACGAGCCGATCCGGATGGAGGAAGTCGCCGAGCGCCTCGCCCTGACGCAGGAACTCCGGGTTCATCGCCACGCCGAAGTCGACGCCGGCCCGTTTCCGGGACGCCCGCTCCAGGACCGGCATCACGACGTCGTCCGTCGTGCCAGGCACGACGGTGCTCTTGACGACCACGACGTGAAAGGACGGCTTGCTGGCGAGCGCGGCGCCGATCTCCTTGGCCGCCGCGGCCACTTGACGCAGGTCGATGTGCTCGCCGTCGAACGGTGTGCCGACGGCGATGAACGTGATGTCGGTCTCGGCGACGGCACGCGCGAGATCAGTGGTCGCCCTGAGGCGGTCGCCCGCGGCGGCGAGCAAGGCTTCGAGCCCCGGCTCGTAGAAGGGCGCGCGTCCCTCCCGGATGGCATCGACTTTCCGAAGGTCACGGTCGACGCAGGTCACGACGTGCCCTCGCGAGGCGAAGCACGCCCCGGTGACGAGGCCCACGTACCCCGTACCGACGATGGAGACCCGCGCGGCGCTACTTCGCATGAGCGGCATACCAGAGCAGCGACCGGCGAACGCCCTCGGCCAGCGTCACGCGCGGTTCGTAGCCGAGCTCGGCCCGCGCTTTGGCGATCGATGGACAGCGACGGGTCGGGTTGTCCACGAGATACTGCGGATCGCCGCTCACCTCGAACGCGAGGCGTCCCGCATAGCCAAACAGCTCCCGTGCCTGAGCGATGACGAGCTCGGCCAGCTCGCGCATCGTGATTTCAGGCTGCTCGGTGCCGATGTTGTACGCCTCGCCTGCACGGCCGCGCACGAGCACCTTGTAGTAGCCGATGACGGCGTCCGCGACGTAGCAGAACGTCCGCGTCGCCGTGCCGTCCGAGTAGAGCACCACGTCGCGTCCCTGCAACACGCACGACGCGAGATCGGGCAATACCCGCCGGTCGGCGATGTCCAGGCCGGGACCGTAGTTGTTGAACGGGCGCGCGGTCGTGATCGGCAGACCGTGCTGGCGGGCGAAGTTCCAGCACAGCGTCTCGCCGAAGCGCTTGGACTCGTCGTAGCACGCCCGCGGACCGGTGCAGGACACCAAGCCTCGGAAGGTCTCGTCGGTCGGAATCCGATCCGCCGGCGGATCGCCGTAGATCTCGCTGCTGGAGTAGAAGAGAAAGCCGCGGACGCGCCGGTCGGCCGGACGCGCCGCGGCATGGTCGAGCAACCGGCGCAGCCCGTGGATGTTCGCGTCCATCGTCTCGATCGGGTGCTGTCGGTAGAAGGTCGGCGATGCGATGGATGCCGCGTGCACGATGAAGTCGGCGGCGGCGGCGCCCGCCGGCAGCTCGCGCGTGATGTCGTGCTGGACGACCTCGAGCGACGGATCCTGCGCCGCAGCCTGCAGCCAGGCGGGGACGCCTCGGATGTAGTTGTCGTACACGGTCACGCGGATGCGACGTCCCGTCGTCACGTCGCGATTGCGATGGAGCACCGCCTGGACGAGATAGTGTCCGAGAAACCCGGCGCCGCCAGTGATCAGGAGGTGACTCCCGCTCATGGCGTCGAGCTCCTGCGACGCGCCGTCGCAGATGTAGGCAAGGTCGGTCTCGACGACGTCGAGCGTGGCGATCACGATGAGCGACTCCCCTGTTGCGCCCGCTGCGGCGGGAACGTGAACGGCGGCGCCGGGCCGCTGGTCTGCATCCAGCTCCGCAGCGCGCGGCGCAGTCCATCCTCCAGCTCGACGCGCGGCATCCAGCCGGTCAGCCGCCGGACCCGTGCGTTGTCCACGACGAGATCCGGACTGGCGGGCGCCGGCGCGGCGGACTCGGTCACCGTCACCCGCCCGAGCCCCGCCTCGGCCGCGACGCCGGCCAATGTCCTCGCCATCGTGCCGACCGAGGTGCCGACGCCGCTCGACACGTTGAGGATGCGCGAGGCGGTGCCGTCGCCGTCGGTGCAGGCGAGCGCAATCAACGCGGCGGCGGCATCGTCTTCGTACAGAAAGTCCTGCATCGCGCCCAGGTGGCGCAGCACGATCGCGTGGGCCGTCGTCGCCTGCGACAGCGCACGACCGACGAGCGTCGTGGCGTCGAACGATGTGCCGTACACCCAGGAGAGACGGGCGATGTCGCAGCGTACGCCGAGCCGAGACGCGGCCGCCTGCAGCGCCACTTCGGCCGCGAGCTTGCTCGCGGCGTAGACCGTCAGCGGCGCCGCCGGATGATCCTCGGTCACCGGCAGGAACTGCGGGTGGCCGTACACGAGCGCGGTCGAGACGTAGATCAGACGGGAGACCCCGCAGCGATGACACGCGTCCAGCACCTGGACGGCCCCCTGGGTATTGACTTCATAGGCGCGGACGATCTGCCGGCTGAGACATTCGGCCGGGCTGAGGCCTGCCAGGTGGAAGACGACCGAGCAGCCTCGAAAGGCCGCATCCACGGCGGACGGGTCGAGGATGTTGCCGACGAAGTGCCGGACCGACGGCCCGCACAGCGCCGGCTCGAGCACGTCGGGCGACTGGCGCCCGAGCGTCGTGACCCGCTCGACACCCGCATCGAGGAGCGCGGCGACGAGCGGTCGACCGAGCGCGCCTCGTCCTCCCGTGATGGCGACGCGCTTGCCTTCGAGGCGTGCGCGCGGCGATCCGGCCAACCCGGTGGGCATGGCCAACGACGACGGCGCCCCGGCGGATGCGGTCGACTGCTGGTGATGTGAGATGTCTTGCGGCACGATGCGAGGAAGCAACTCGAGTGCGTGTGGGTGCGTAGCTTCGCCCCGTAAGCACGGGTCGCCAAGTTCGCGGCGATCGTGCCCAAGCGTGACGTCGACTCCGTCTGTCTGCGGCTGCCAGGAGCACAGCCGCCTGAGGGGACCAGACGGGATGGTCGTTTCAGCAAGGATCAAGCCAGTGATGCCTCTCGGCGAATCGCGAAACGCCTGGTGAAACGCCATCTCGCAATCGAGATCGGAGGCGCTGCTCACCGCTGA
This window harbors:
- a CDS encoding NAD-dependent epimerase/dehydratase family protein — encoded protein: MSGSHLLITGGAGFLGHYLVQAVLHRNRDVTTGRRIRVTVYDNYIRGVPAWLQAAAQDPSLEVVQHDITRELPAGAAAADFIVHAASIASPTFYRQHPIETMDANIHGLRRLLDHAAARPADRRVRGFLFYSSSEIYGDPPADRIPTDETFRGLVSCTGPRACYDESKRFGETLCWNFARQHGLPITTARPFNNYGPGLDIADRRVLPDLASCVLQGRDVVLYSDGTATRTFCYVADAVIGYYKVLVRGRAGEAYNIGTEQPEITMRELAELVIAQARELFGYAGRLAFEVSGDPQYLVDNPTRRCPSIAKARAELGYEPRVTLAEGVRRSLLWYAAHAK
- a CDS encoding NAD(P)-dependent oxidoreductase — protein: MPTGLAGSPRARLEGKRVAITGGRGALGRPLVAALLDAGVERVTTLGRQSPDVLEPALCGPSVRHFVGNILDPSAVDAAFRGCSVVFHLAGLSPAECLSRQIVRAYEVNTQGAVQVLDACHRCGVSRLIYVSTALVYGHPQFLPVTEDHPAAPLTVYAASKLAAEVALQAAASRLGVRCDIARLSWVYGTSFDATTLVGRALSQATTAHAIVLRHLGAMQDFLYEDDAAAALIALACTDGDGTASRILNVSSGVGTSVGTMARTLAGVAAEAGLGRVTVTESAAPAPASPDLVVDNARVRRLTGWMPRVELEDGLRRALRSWMQTSGPAPPFTFPPQRAQQGSRSS